A genomic segment from Panthera tigris isolate Pti1 chromosome A1, P.tigris_Pti1_mat1.1, whole genome shotgun sequence encodes:
- the LOC102970186 gene encoding prostaglandin reductase 1-like, producing the protein MVYAKSRTLKRHFEGSPPRGNLELKTVELPPFNNGEVLLQALLLAGDPYLGVAAKRLKEGDAMMRQQVVRTVESKNSAFPTGTMVVASSGWTTHSISDGKDLEKLPAEWPDILTTKQ; encoded by the coding sequence ATGGTTTATGCTAAGAGCCGGACCCTGAAGAGGCACTTCGAAGGCAGCCCCCCTCGTGGTAACTTGGAGTTGAAGACAGTTGAACTCCCACCCTTCAACAATGGAGAGGTCCTGCTGCAAGCTTTGCTCCTCGCTGGGGATCCTTACCTGGGAGTGGCAGCCAAACGACTGAAGGAGGGTGATGCGATGATGCGGCAGCAAGTGGTCAGAACTGTGGAAAGTAAAAACTCAGCCTTCCCAACAGGAACTATGGTAGTAGCTTCTTCAGGCTGGACAACTCACTCCATTTCTGATGGGAAAGATCTGGAAAAACTGCCTGCAGAGTGGCCAGACATTTTAACCACAAAACAGTAG